Sequence from the Colletotrichum higginsianum IMI 349063 chromosome 6, whole genome shotgun sequence genome:
AACTCCGAGACTCtggggcgacggcgacagtTGCCGCGTCTACGGCAATTTGGACGTGAACAGAGTGCAGGGCGATTTCCACATTACGGCCAGAGGCCATGGATACATGGAGTTCGGGGAGCATCTCGATCATGCTGGTACGTTACGGATATCCGATTGAGGCTCAGTGCTGGTTTGACTGACCATTACCGCAGCCTTCAACTTCTCCCACATCGTCTCGGAGCTGTCCTTCGGACCTTTTTACCCCTCGTTGGTTAACCCCCTGGACCGCACTGTCAATCTTGCCAGGATCAACTTCCACAAGTTCCAGTACTACTTGTCTATCGTCCCCACCGTCTACACTGTCGGCaagtcggcctcgtcatccaACACGATTTTCACGAACCAGTACGCCGTCACGGAACAGAGCAAAGAGACCGATGACCACAACATCCCTGGCATTTTCTTCAAGTACGATATCGAGCCGATTTTGCTGTCGGTCGAGGAGTCGAGAGACGGGTTCCTGCAGTTCCTCATGAAGATTGTGAATGTTGTTAGTGGTGTTCTCGTTGCCGGTCACTGGGGTTATACTCTTACTGAGTGGTACAAGGAGGTCATGGGCCGgcggagaagagagaagaacgAGGGCTTCATCGGCTCCAAGAATTCGGAGTACGACCAGTAGAAGGGTGGGTGGCATCGACAGATGCATCATTGTGACATTGGAGTTCACGGGCTGTGTATAGATATGCATATGGGAATGGGGAAATTGTTTCTTCACGTCTGTTATGCCTGGGTATATCAGCAAGCAGAAAAGTTGACATGAATTATGTTCCTCGCATAACCGGTTGTAGTTATGACTATCTAGTGACCGGCTGCTCCTTAGGTTCATCTTTCGCGCAGGGGGGTTACGACCTTGGCGCAGCTACACAACCCGGCGCAGTATCGGAGCGAAGCCGGCAGAGCAGGGGTTGGCATTTTGGGGGTTGCTCCACCCCAGGTGAACCTCCCCCAGACTTTCGTCGAATCCGACATCGCTAATTTCCAAGCCGCATTGACATTTGTGACAATCCAAAAATTTCCCAAACCTCCCCGCCACTACGAGTCACAGCATTCGGAGGGAGGCGCGCAGCGACAATGGCACCAATTGAGCTTGCCAGTCGATCCGGAGGCGCCGCAAGGGTAAGTAACACTCGGTCGTCGGCTGTTCAGCAGAAAGGCGGGAGTTAACATGACTGCAGCGTCTTCTGACTCGCACGCGACCATACCTTTCCGCATCCTCATGCCTGCCGATCAGGAGGGCATTCGCGACCGCCCAGGACGTTGAGCAGCAAGATGCCGAAATGCGAAGGCTTCTGCCCAAATCCATAAAGCCCGACACCTACCGCAGACTCCATGACAACCTTCTCAAGGTCCGCCACGTTCTCGGACAACAACGCCTCACCCTCGCCGAGAAGATCCTCTACAGCCACCTGGACAACGTCGAGGAGTCGCTCCTCACAGATACCGAGAACGGACGCAACATCCGCGGCAGTGCCAACCTGAAGCTCAACCCGGATAGAGTCAACATGCAGGATGCGTCGGCGCAGATGGCGCTTCTGCAGTTCATGTCTTGCAATCTCGCCAAGCCCGCCATTCCGGCCAGCATCCACTGCGACCACTTGATCGTGGGCTCCAAGGGCGCCGAGAGCGATTTGACCGACGGAATCAGCGTGAACAAGGAGGTTTTTGACTTCCTCGAGTCTGCTGGGCGCAAGTACGGCATGGACTTCTGGCCTCCGGGCGCGGGTATCATCCACCAGACGGTCCTTGAGGTCTATGCTCTCCCGGGCATCATGATGCTGGGAACAGATAGCCACAGCCCCAATGCTGGTGGTCTTTCCACTATCACCATCGGTGTCggtggcgccgacgccgttgagGCCTTGGTCGGCGCTCCTTGGGAGTTGAAAGCCCCTCGCGTGCTTGGTGTCAAGCTCACGGGCAAGCTGAACGACTGGGTTTCCCCCAAGGACGTCATTCTCAGCCTCGCTGGAAAGCTGACCGTGCGTGGCGGAACTGGATTCATAGTAGAGTActtcggcgagggcgtcgataCTCTCAGCGCTACCGGCATGGCTACTATTTGCAACATGGGTGCCGAAGTCGGTGCCACAACCTCCATCTTCCCCtacaccgccgcctcggaaCGCTACCTCCTCCAAACTCGTAGAGAGGCTCAACACCGTGCTCTCGACGGCTACAAGAAGTGGGGAAGTTTCGACTTCAGGGCCGACGAGGGTGCTCAGTACGACCAAGTTATCGAGATCAACCTCTCCGAGTTGGAGCCCCATATCAACGGACCCTTCACCCCTGACTTGGCCACCCCCCTGTCTGCCTTCAAGAACACTGTTCAGCAGGAGCAGTGGCCCGAAGTTCTGTCTGCCGGTCTCATTGGCAGCTGTACTAACAGCTCTTACGAGGACATGACCAAGGTCGAAAGCATGGTTaagcaggccgagaaggccggctTGAAACCCAAGGCTCCCTTCTACATCACTCCCGGTAGCGAACAGATCCGTGCGACTCTCGAGCGTGACGGTACCCTGAAGACCCTAGAGGGCGCCGGAGGCATTGTTCTCTCGAACGCTTGCGGTCCCTGCATCGGCCAGTGGAAGCGGCAGGACGATATCCCCAAGGGTCAACTCAACGCTATCTTGACCTCTTACAACCGTAACTTCAAGGGCCGCAACGACGGCAATCCCGGAACCATGAACTTCCTCGCTTCTCCCGAGATCGTCACGGCCATGGCATATGCAGGCGCGACCACCTTCAATCCCATGACGGACAAGCTGCAGACCCCTGACGGGAAGGACTTCAAGTTCGCCGCCCCGCACGGCCTCGAGAACCCCAAGTCTCCCTTCGAGTCCGGCGTCGCATCGCTTCAGGCCATCTCTCCCGAGACACACAACCCCGACATCCAAGTTGCCATCGCTCCGACCTCGGAGCGTCTCGCCTTTCTTGAGCCTTTTGCGCCCTTCCCCGAGGGCGACCTGAGCGGCCTCAAGGTCCTCGTCAAGGTCACTGGAAAGTGCACCACCGATAccatctccgccgccggaccCTGGCTCAAGTACAAGGGTCACCTGCCCAACATCAGCACCAACACCCTCAACACGGCCGTCAACaaggagacgggcgaggTCAACGCCGCCTACGACGTTGACGGCTCCAAGCACACCATCCCCGAGCTCGCCCAGAAGTGGAAGGAGCGCGGTCAGGAGTGGCTCGTCGTGGCCGAGCACAACTACGGCGAGGGCAGCGCGCGCGAGCACGCCGCCCTGCAGCCGCGATACCTGGGCGCTCGCGTCGTACTGACTAAGTCGTTCGCGCGCATTCACGAGACCAACCTCAAGAAACAGGGTGTCGTACCCCTGACGTTCGCGAACGAGGCCGACTACGACAAGATCGCGGCTTGCGACGAGGTCAGCACCGTCGGCCTGTACGAGATGCTGCAAAACGGCGGCCAGGGTAAGGTCCAACTGCTtgtcaagaagaaggacggtTCCGAGGTGCTGATTCCGACGAACCACGCCGTCACCAAGGACCAGGCAGGCTTCATTCTTGCGGGTAGCGCCTTGAGCATGCTTGCCAAGCGGAACCAGGCATAGACATGATAATGTCCTGAAGTCGGTTCGGTACGAATGGATGTTTTGAGGTAGACTCAAAATTACGCATATATGTGCTGTTGAAGTGTGGGCTCTACGTTCTGGTTTTTCCACGGGGTatcaaaaaaagaaaagggcgGAAGACGTCAAGACAAAATCGACGTTTGTATATATCCTGCGGTGTCTTTTGTTTCTGGGGCTTTTTTTTATCTTTACAAAGTAATTTGGTTGTAGACAAGAGAAACGGTTAAAAACGTAGTTTAACCTTGGCCATGTCAAGTGGTGAGATGTGTTTGTAGGGAGAGCGGGGGCTGTCTGGCTGACCACTCTATGTGACTACTAAGGCCATCTTCATTTGTTGCAGTTTTGCGTGCTGAATTTAATACGTCTTCGGGCAGACCATCCGAGGGGCCAAGTATCTTTCCCCCCACTGATAAACATCGTTCAAATGCCCAGGTAAGTCGACTGGAAAGACCGTCGGTGCATGGAAATTCCTTCCTTGTTGATAGTGTTCCTCCCGAAAGTAAATCGGCAGTAGAGCCAGCGTGACGACCGTGACGATCCAC
This genomic interval carries:
- a CDS encoding Aconitate hydratase, mitochondrial, which codes for MAPIELASRSGGAARRLLTRTRPYLSASSCLPIRRAFATAQDVEQQDAEMRRLLPKSIKPDTYRRLHDNLLKVRHVLGQQRLTLAEKILYSHLDNVEESLLTDTENGRNIRGSANLKLNPDRVNMQDASAQMALLQFMSCNLAKPAIPASIHCDHLIVGSKGAESDLTDGISVNKEVFDFLESAGRKYGMDFWPPGAGIIHQTVLEVYALPGIMMLGTDSHSPNAGGLSTITIGVGGADAVEALVGAPWELKAPRVLGVKLTGKLNDWVSPKDVILSLAGKLTVRGGTGFIVEYFGEGVDTLSATGMATICNMGAEVGATTSIFPYTAASERYLLQTRREAQHRALDGYKKWGSFDFRADEGAQYDQVIEINLSELEPHINGPFTPDLATPLSAFKNTVQQEQWPEVLSAGLIGSCTNSSYEDMTKVESMVKQAEKAGLKPKAPFYITPGSEQIRATLERDGTLKTLEGAGGIVLSNACGPCIGQWKRQDDIPKGQLNAILTSYNRNFKGRNDGNPGTMNFLASPEIVTAMAYAGATTFNPMTDKLQTPDGKDFKFAAPHGLENPKSPFESGVASLQAISPETHNPDIQVAIAPTSERLAFLEPFAPFPEGDLSGLKVLVKVTGKCTTDTISAAGPWLKYKGHLPNISTNTLNTAVNKETGEVNAAYDVDGSKHTIPELAQKWKERGQEWLVVAEHNYGEGSAREHAALQPRYLGARVVLTKSFARIHETNLKKQGVVPLTFANEADYDKIAACDEVSTVGLYEMLQNGGQGKVQLLVKKKDGSEVLIPTNHAVTKDQAGFILAGSALSMLAKRNQA
- a CDS encoding Copii-coated vesicle protein — protein: MMNGWDEKHHLDDDSFGAKGNIVSAFDAFPKAKPQYVTRTSGGGKWTVAMTVISVFLFWTEVGRWWRGSETHTFAVEKGIGHEMQINLDIVVRMHCDDLHINVQDAAGDRILAGSMLKRDKTNWSQWVDSKGIHRLGRDSKGKIVTGAGWQEEEGFGEEHVHDIVSLGKKKAKWGKTPRLWGDGDSCRVYGNLDVNRVQGDFHITARGHGYMEFGEHLDHAAFNFSHIVSELSFGPFYPSLVNPLDRTVNLARINFHKFQYYLSIVPTVYTVGKSASSSNTIFTNQYAVTEQSKETDDHNIPGIFFKYDIEPILLSVEESRDGFLQFLMKIVNVVSGVLVAGHWGYTLTEWYKEVMGRRRREKNEGFIGSKNSEYDQ